In Planctomycetota bacterium, a single window of DNA contains:
- a CDS encoding vitamin B12-dependent ribonucleotide reductase (Catalyzes the rate-limiting step in dNTP synthesis) produces the protein QQVFDLTEPVTSSFVANGVTVHNCSEYMFLDDTACNLASLNLIRFFDAETGSFDLDSYKHAVRIWTIVLEISVLMASFPSQKIAELSYRYRTLGLGYANLGAVLMQSGIAYDSDKARAICGALSAIMTGESYATSAEMAKEHGPFPGFADDRDNMLRVIKNHRRAAYADDTYEDLTVLPVPIDAGAFDSSTPLLGRDVLNAARHAWDRALDLGEQHGYRNAQATVIAPTGTIGLLMDCDTTGVEPDFALVKFKKLAGGGYFKIANAGLVPALLSLGYDHEQADDVVKFVLGTLTLNNAPHVNRTSLKDRGFTDDELDAIEQGLPSAFELPFAFSPWSLSAETLGRLGVTDDMKADPAFNLLRHLGFTRKQIDEAGEVICGRGTVEGAPHLKAEHYDVFDCANKCGKTGTRYIAAGGHIKMMAAAQPFISGAISKTINLPNEATVEEVQDAYQQSWSLGLKANALYRDGSKLSQPLNTKSDADEEEDDELNVEAGIEEVADAAALAADQLTNLEHVEPRTIEKIVERVVHRPLRRKLSDTREAKTHKFDIAGHEGYITVGLYDDGQPGELFITMNKEGSTVGGLMDTVATLASLALQYGVKIEDLVRKFEHVRFEPAGMTRNRDIPMAKSLVDYIFRWLGMEFIPGYRAANSPNRSKPVPTPAPAMSPHAEAPASDSRPTNGNGHAHPQPHSNGNGSGNGHAIVKPDTRTTPTLRPTEAEVSVESVALVEPAMKVRNRLAVSSDPLSLAGSAAQSDAPACDVCGSITVRSGTCYKCLNCGNSMGCS, from the coding sequence CAGCAGGTCTTCGACCTGACCGAGCCCGTCACCAGCAGCTTCGTCGCCAACGGCGTCACCGTCCACAACTGCAGCGAGTACATGTTCCTCGATGACACGGCCTGCAACCTGGCGTCGCTGAACCTCATCCGCTTCTTCGATGCCGAAACCGGCAGCTTCGACCTCGACAGCTACAAGCACGCCGTCCGAATCTGGACGATCGTCCTGGAAATCAGCGTGCTGATGGCCTCGTTCCCGAGCCAGAAGATTGCCGAGCTGAGCTACCGCTACCGCACGCTCGGCCTCGGCTACGCGAACCTCGGGGCCGTTCTCATGCAGAGCGGCATCGCCTACGACAGCGACAAGGCCCGCGCGATCTGCGGCGCACTCTCGGCCATCATGACCGGCGAGAGCTACGCCACCTCCGCCGAGATGGCCAAGGAGCACGGGCCCTTCCCGGGCTTCGCGGACGACCGGGACAACATGCTCCGCGTCATCAAAAATCACCGCCGCGCCGCCTACGCCGACGACACGTACGAGGACCTCACCGTCCTGCCCGTGCCGATCGACGCCGGCGCCTTCGACAGCTCGACCCCGCTGCTCGGCCGCGACGTCCTCAACGCCGCTCGCCACGCCTGGGACCGCGCCCTCGACCTCGGCGAGCAGCACGGCTACCGCAACGCCCAGGCCACCGTCATCGCGCCCACCGGCACCATCGGCCTGCTCATGGACTGCGACACCACCGGCGTCGAGCCCGACTTCGCCCTCGTCAAGTTCAAGAAACTCGCAGGCGGCGGCTACTTCAAGATCGCCAACGCCGGCCTCGTCCCCGCCCTGCTGAGCCTCGGCTACGACCACGAGCAGGCCGACGACGTCGTCAAGTTCGTCCTCGGCACGCTCACGCTCAACAATGCCCCGCACGTCAACCGCACGTCCCTCAAGGATCGCGGCTTCACCGACGACGAGCTCGACGCGATCGAACAGGGCCTGCCGTCCGCCTTCGAGTTGCCGTTCGCCTTCAGCCCGTGGTCGCTCTCGGCCGAAACGCTCGGCCGGCTCGGCGTGACCGACGACATGAAGGCCGACCCGGCGTTCAACCTGCTGCGTCATCTCGGCTTCACCAGGAAGCAGATCGACGAGGCCGGCGAGGTCATCTGCGGCCGCGGCACCGTCGAGGGCGCGCCGCACCTCAAGGCCGAGCACTACGACGTCTTCGACTGTGCCAACAAGTGCGGCAAGACCGGCACCCGCTACATCGCCGCCGGTGGCCACATCAAGATGATGGCCGCCGCCCAGCCGTTCATCAGCGGTGCCATCTCCAAGACCATCAACCTCCCCAATGAGGCCACGGTCGAAGAGGTGCAGGACGCCTATCAGCAGTCGTGGAGCCTCGGCCTCAAGGCCAACGCCCTCTACCGCGATGGCTCCAAGCTCAGCCAGCCGCTCAACACGAAGTCCGACGCGGACGAGGAAGAGGACGACGAACTCAACGTCGAAGCGGGCATCGAAGAAGTGGCCGACGCCGCGGCACTAGCCGCGGATCAGCTCACCAATCTCGAGCACGTCGAGCCCCGCACCATCGAGAAGATCGTCGAGCGCGTCGTCCATCGCCCGCTGCGTCGCAAGCTCTCCGACACCCGCGAGGCCAAGACGCACAAGTTCGACATCGCCGGGCACGAGGGGTACATCACCGTCGGCCTGTACGACGACGGGCAGCCGGGCGAGCTGTTCATCACCATGAACAAGGAAGGCTCCACCGTCGGCGGCCTGATGGACACCGTCGCCACCCTCGCCAGCCTCGCGTTGCAGTACGGCGTGAAGATCGAGGACCTGGTCCGCAAGTTCGAGCACGTCCGCTTCGAGCCCGCCGGGATGACCCGCAACCGCGACATCCCGATGGCCAAGAGCCTGGTCGACTACATCTTCCGCTGGCTCGGCATGGAGTTCATCCCCGGCTACCGCGCCGCCAACTCCCCCAACCGCTCCAAGCCCGTCCCCACCCCCGCCCCCGCGATGTCCCCACACGCCGAAGCGCCAGCTTCGGATAGTCGCCCCACCAACGGCAACGGACACGCCCACCCCCAACCCCACTCCAACGGAAATGGAAGTGGCAACGGTCACGCGATCGTCAAGCCCGACACCCGCACGACGCCCACGCTCCGCCCGACCGAGGCCGAGGTCTCCGTCGAGTCGGTCGCTCTGGTCGAACCCGCGATGAAGGTCAGAAACCGCCTGGCGGTCTCGTCCGACCCCCTGAGCCTCGCCGGCTCCGCCGCCCAAAGCGACGCCCCCGCCTGCGACGTCTGCGGCTCCATCACCGTCCGCAGCGGGACGTGTTACAAGTGCCTCAACTGCGGCAACAGCATGGGGTGCAGCTGA
- a CDS encoding TIR domain-containing protein: MLKVFLSWSGEESHAVACVFRDWLPSVLQSAKPYVSSQDIDKGARWATDIAGELEEAAFGVIVITPQNLHADWLNFEAGALSRSIDKSRVSPFLFRVKRTDVQGPLLQFQSTLHQKDEVEKLVASINKTLPEEERLDDERLKRGFSVWWPELERELSSVENRFSISEEPRPTSARSSDVESDRVSGMIEEILELVRNQTKVLSDPETILPPGYITHVLRHRVHRDDERRMKMHPVIEVTLMEIEDKIRHIVRVAGSGEVELLAREAISEIREARKRFERR, from the coding sequence ATGCTAAAAGTGTTTCTCAGCTGGTCGGGTGAAGAGAGCCATGCGGTTGCGTGTGTATTTCGCGACTGGCTTCCGAGCGTACTTCAGTCTGCCAAACCATACGTATCTTCACAGGACATAGATAAAGGTGCGCGATGGGCGACGGACATCGCAGGCGAACTTGAAGAAGCTGCGTTCGGAGTAATCGTCATCACTCCCCAAAATCTTCATGCCGACTGGCTCAACTTCGAAGCCGGCGCCCTGTCACGATCGATCGATAAAAGTCGTGTCTCGCCGTTTTTGTTCCGCGTGAAGCGGACGGATGTCCAGGGTCCGCTACTGCAATTTCAGTCGACGCTGCATCAGAAGGACGAGGTGGAGAAGCTGGTAGCATCCATCAATAAGACACTTCCCGAAGAAGAGCGGTTAGATGATGAGCGCCTAAAACGTGGTTTTAGTGTTTGGTGGCCTGAACTTGAGAGGGAACTCAGTTCTGTCGAAAATAGGTTTTCGATCTCAGAGGAGCCTCGTCCAACGAGTGCTCGCAGCAGCGACGTCGAGTCTGACCGAGTCTCGGGAATGATCGAGGAAATACTAGAGCTCGTTCGCAATCAAACGAAAGTGCTTAGTGATCCAGAAACTATTCTTCCGCCGGGCTACATTACCCATGTCTTGAGACATAGAGTTCATCGAGATGATGAGCGTAGGATGAAAATGCATCCTGTGATTGAGGTAACGTTGATGGAGATCGAAGATAAGATCCGCCACATCGTACGAGTCGCAGGGTCAGGTGAGGTTGAACTGCTCGCGAGGGAGGCTATCTCTGAAATTCGTGAAGCTCGGAAGCGCTTCGAACGTCGTTAG
- a CDS encoding PepSY domain-containing protein: MATPRKNLSVLAAVSVVVLSGCASTDGGLISEADAVEAAIAEVGGELLGVRFDEPDSQWDVFVASGDRAFEVEVDAASGAIVAVEEEALEEIQAELSGDLSHEGVDGDVD, from the coding sequence ATGGCAACACCCCGTAAGAACCTTTCCGTTTTGGCAGCCGTGAGCGTCGTGGTGTTGAGCGGCTGCGCGAGCACGGATGGCGGGTTGATCAGCGAAGCAGACGCGGTGGAGGCTGCGATCGCCGAGGTCGGCGGCGAGTTGCTCGGGGTCCGCTTCGACGAGCCGGACTCGCAGTGGGACGTCTTCGTCGCGTCGGGCGATCGAGCGTTCGAGGTCGAAGTCGACGCGGCCAGCGGAGCGATCGTGGCGGTCGAAGAAGAGGCCCTTGAGGAGATTCAGGCCGAGCTGTCGGGCGATCTGTCCCACGAGGGCGTCGACGGCGACGTGGACTGA
- a CDS encoding redoxin domain-containing protein translates to MEQILKRLGRHVFVGAAAMSVVFTASVAPSRAQESDAEKMGHSRLHQAHDEGPRQRPVKMDGIGEVDFPITTSVPEVQEWFNQGVALLHNYWYYEAERSFRWCLKLDPDCAMAYWGLEMATSRPRNEHFLEEAIKRKGSVTERERMYIEALEESQAFDPVENRSPARSTRMALYLEKLEEIILKYPDDLEAKAFYIDRAKGSRGGYPIELMIREILAVAPEHPGAHHYRIHNWDGRRPEQALDSCEVFGRIASDSGHANHMPGHVYSDLGMWHEAAIWLERATRRERSYFAMQFVQPFESWNYAHNQTYLAWVQEQLGLADEAERSARELLRSPADPEKNDVSGYDTYNQGVIAFVRGLVRFERWDTIVAEEEAITKPGTIVSKVFSAYALALAHLNESNLDLARAEIKKLHDLQDEISNPSHGWLKPYFDCMLLETRAMFALSEGDELNGFALLADGARREHVLRETRKDPPIYPRGLYVLLGEKHLDHGSPQLARECFLKTLEVSLNDGFALSGLARAEAALGNDEAAASAWARLQHVWSGASPDERWLADAAALGIEADPFDDSPRPQRSYESVAFDAFGPDSWQPFSMPKLDPMDATGQTVDASSLAGRNAVIVFYLGEECPHCMDQLRLLKSRHDEFEEVDTDVVAISADSVEEIAESLEMGKLPFQILSDPDHRNAKRFRSYDDFEEIELHSTFLVDRLGRVHWSRIGGEPFEDLDFLLGEIERVNKMTAETAAATPVSR, encoded by the coding sequence ATGGAACAGATCTTAAAGCGATTGGGGCGGCACGTGTTCGTCGGTGCGGCGGCGATGAGCGTCGTGTTCACGGCGTCGGTTGCGCCCTCGCGGGCGCAGGAGTCCGATGCGGAGAAGATGGGGCATTCACGCTTGCATCAGGCACATGACGAGGGGCCCCGTCAGAGGCCGGTGAAGATGGATGGCATCGGGGAGGTCGATTTTCCGATCACGACCTCGGTGCCCGAGGTGCAGGAGTGGTTCAATCAGGGCGTCGCGCTGCTGCACAACTACTGGTACTACGAGGCCGAGCGGAGCTTCCGTTGGTGCCTCAAGCTCGACCCCGACTGTGCAATGGCTTACTGGGGCCTGGAGATGGCGACCAGCCGACCGCGCAATGAGCACTTCTTGGAGGAGGCGATCAAACGCAAGGGCAGTGTGACCGAGCGGGAGCGGATGTACATCGAGGCGCTGGAAGAGTCGCAAGCGTTCGACCCCGTGGAAAACCGTTCGCCGGCACGCAGCACGAGGATGGCGCTGTACCTCGAGAAGCTCGAAGAGATCATCCTGAAGTACCCAGACGACTTGGAAGCCAAGGCGTTTTACATCGATCGAGCAAAGGGTTCCCGAGGCGGCTATCCGATCGAGCTGATGATTCGCGAGATTCTCGCGGTCGCGCCCGAGCATCCCGGGGCGCACCACTACCGCATTCACAACTGGGACGGGCGTCGCCCCGAGCAGGCGCTGGACAGCTGCGAGGTCTTCGGCCGGATCGCGTCGGACTCGGGGCACGCCAACCACATGCCCGGCCATGTCTATTCCGACCTTGGCATGTGGCACGAGGCGGCGATCTGGCTCGAGCGGGCCACGCGTCGGGAGCGCTCGTACTTCGCCATGCAGTTCGTCCAGCCGTTTGAGAGCTGGAATTACGCCCACAACCAGACGTATCTGGCCTGGGTCCAGGAGCAACTCGGCCTGGCCGATGAGGCCGAACGCTCGGCCCGCGAGTTGCTGCGATCACCCGCCGACCCCGAGAAGAACGACGTCTCCGGCTACGACACGTACAACCAAGGCGTCATCGCGTTCGTCCGGGGACTCGTCCGTTTTGAGCGATGGGACACCATCGTCGCCGAAGAGGAAGCGATCACCAAGCCCGGCACCATCGTGTCGAAGGTCTTTTCTGCGTATGCGTTGGCACTCGCACACTTGAACGAATCGAACCTGGATCTCGCGCGGGCCGAGATCAAGAAGCTTCACGACCTGCAGGACGAGATTAGTAATCCCTCGCACGGCTGGTTGAAGCCGTACTTCGATTGCATGCTGCTTGAGACCCGTGCAATGTTCGCGCTCTCGGAGGGCGATGAGCTCAACGGATTTGCCCTCCTCGCCGACGGCGCTAGGCGGGAACACGTTCTCCGGGAGACCAGGAAGGACCCGCCCATCTATCCACGCGGGCTCTACGTCCTTCTCGGCGAGAAGCACCTGGACCATGGCAGCCCACAGCTCGCTCGGGAGTGCTTTCTCAAGACACTCGAAGTGAGCCTCAATGACGGTTTTGCGCTGTCAGGCCTGGCTCGGGCAGAGGCAGCGCTCGGCAACGACGAGGCGGCCGCCAGTGCGTGGGCACGGCTGCAACACGTCTGGTCTGGTGCGAGTCCCGACGAGCGGTGGCTGGCCGACGCGGCTGCGCTGGGCATTGAGGCCGATCCGTTCGACGACTCGCCTCGCCCGCAGCGGTCGTATGAGTCGGTGGCGTTCGATGCCTTTGGTCCGGACTCGTGGCAGCCGTTTTCGATGCCGAAACTCGACCCGATGGACGCAACCGGCCAAACCGTCGACGCCAGCTCGCTTGCCGGTCGGAACGCCGTCATCGTCTTTTACCTCGGCGAGGAGTGCCCGCACTGCATGGATCAGCTGCGACTGCTGAAGTCGCGACACGACGAATTTGAAGAGGTGGACACCGACGTCGTGGCGATCAGTGCCGACAGCGTCGAGGAGATCGCCGAATCGCTGGAAATGGGGAAGCTGCCATTCCAGATCCTCTCGGACCCCGACCATCGCAACGCCAAGCGATTTCGGTCCTACGACGATTTCGAAGAGATTGAACTCCATTCCACCTTCCTCGTCGACCGGCTCGGCCGCGTCCACTGGTCACGTATCGGCGGCGAACCCTTTGAAGATCTCGATTTCCTGCTGGGTGAGATTGAGCGTGTGAACAAGATGACCGCCGAGACGGCAGCGGCCACTCCCGTTTCGCGCTAG
- a CDS encoding SulP family inorganic anion transporter, protein MLGGERFSEVSWRGDLFGGVTTAVISLPLALAFGVASGAGAQAGLYGAVCVGLFAALFGGTRTLISEPTGPMTVVMTAVITTLIAADPDNGLAMAFAVVLVAGLTQVAFGVFKLGRYVTLMPYSVISGFMSGIGILLILLQLPPLTGQDAPGGGAVGIIRSLPELIAGVQPAEMVLAGVALAVLFLMPKALRTWCPPHLVALLIGSVVGVVFFADDGLRRIGMIPMGLPEFQLPVFTTAQLSLILFEGMILGVLGCIDTLLTAMIADSLTRRQHDSDRELVGQGVANMISSLFGGLPGAGATMGTVVNIQVGARSPVAAIVRALILLLIILAIAPLLQSIPMVVLAAIALKVGFDILDWSFLKRAHNVSRTATLIMYGVMGLTVFVDLIVAVGVGVFVANVLTIDRLTRLQSSGIRTMGTSDEELPLTDEERAWFERGKGTVLLLHLNGPMIFGVAKAISREHEALKDAKVLVLDLLDVPLLSTTVALALENVVLEARAATVPVFVCVAPGDTKNRLAQLSKTGDLDLVFCDTRLDALKQAVSFA, encoded by the coding sequence GTGCTTGGCGGCGAGCGATTCTCGGAGGTCAGCTGGCGCGGCGATCTGTTTGGTGGGGTTACGACGGCGGTGATTTCGTTGCCGTTGGCGTTGGCGTTCGGGGTGGCGTCAGGGGCTGGTGCTCAGGCGGGGTTGTACGGGGCGGTGTGCGTCGGGCTGTTCGCTGCGTTGTTCGGCGGGACGCGGACGCTGATCTCCGAGCCGACGGGGCCGATGACGGTGGTCATGACGGCCGTGATCACGACGCTGATTGCCGCCGACCCGGACAACGGCTTGGCGATGGCGTTTGCGGTGGTGTTGGTGGCGGGCCTGACGCAGGTGGCGTTCGGCGTTTTCAAGCTCGGCCGCTACGTGACGCTGATGCCGTACAGCGTGATCTCTGGCTTTATGTCGGGCATTGGCATCCTGCTCATCTTGCTGCAGTTGCCGCCTCTGACCGGTCAGGATGCGCCCGGCGGCGGCGCGGTGGGGATCATCCGGTCGCTGCCGGAGCTGATCGCGGGTGTCCAGCCGGCGGAGATGGTGCTGGCGGGCGTCGCGTTGGCGGTGCTGTTTCTGATGCCCAAGGCGCTGCGGACGTGGTGTCCGCCGCACTTGGTGGCGTTGCTGATCGGGTCGGTCGTGGGGGTGGTGTTCTTTGCGGATGATGGGCTTCGCCGCATCGGCATGATCCCGATGGGTCTGCCCGAGTTTCAGCTCCCGGTCTTCACGACGGCCCAGCTCAGCTTGATCCTGTTCGAGGGCATGATCCTCGGCGTGCTCGGGTGCATCGACACGCTGCTCACGGCGATGATTGCCGACAGCCTGACCCGCCGTCAGCACGATTCCGATCGCGAGCTGGTCGGCCAGGGTGTCGCCAACATGATCTCCAGCCTCTTCGGTGGCCTGCCCGGAGCGGGGGCGACGATGGGGACGGTGGTGAACATTCAAGTCGGCGCGCGATCGCCTGTCGCGGCGATCGTGCGGGCTCTGATCCTGCTGTTGATCATCCTCGCGATCGCCCCGCTGCTGCAGAGCATTCCGATGGTCGTTCTGGCGGCGATCGCGTTGAAGGTCGGGTTCGACATCCTCGACTGGAGCTTCCTGAAGCGCGCCCACAACGTCTCACGTACCGCGACGCTGATCATGTACGGCGTGATGGGGCTCACCGTCTTCGTCGACCTCATCGTCGCGGTCGGCGTCGGCGTGTTCGTCGCCAACGTGTTGACCATCGATCGGCTGACGCGGCTGCAGTCGTCGGGCATTCGCACGATGGGCACGAGCGACGAGGAACTGCCGCTGACCGACGAAGAGCGCGCGTGGTTCGAGCGCGGCAAAGGCACGGTCCTGCTGCTCCATCTCAACGGCCCGATGATCTTCGGCGTGGCCAAGGCGATCTCGCGCGAGCACGAGGCGCTCAAGGACGCCAAGGTCCTGGTCTTGGATCTGCTGGACGTCCCGCTGCTGTCGACGACGGTCGCGCTGGCACTGGAGAACGTGGTGCTCGAAGCCCGCGCCGCCACGGTGCCGGTCTTCGTCTGCGTCGCACCCGGCGACACGAAGAACCGCCTCGCCCAACTCAGCAAGACCGGCGACCTCGACCTCGTCTTCTGCGACACCCGCCTCGACGCCCTGAAGCAAGCTGTCAGCTTCGCCTAG
- a CDS encoding DinB family protein, whose product MPHLQDLITHQYEAALCMLRDAIEACPPEHWEAKIANGTVRWAAYHALFFADVYLSKSLDDFEQRPLHDVGGTELSPEPAVGLPRDQTLELLLQVRDRVRSVLASETDADLAAPDGFGRGLTRAEMHVYNVRHLQHHAASIAATVRRLCPDLPHNAMPWIGSGWRE is encoded by the coding sequence ATGCCGCACCTGCAAGACCTGATCACGCACCAATACGAGGCTGCGCTCTGCATGCTCCGCGACGCCATTGAGGCGTGTCCGCCGGAACACTGGGAGGCCAAGATCGCCAACGGCACCGTCCGCTGGGCGGCGTACCACGCGCTGTTCTTTGCCGACGTCTACCTGAGCAAGAGCCTCGACGACTTCGAGCAACGCCCGCTCCATGACGTCGGCGGAACCGAGCTGAGCCCCGAACCCGCCGTCGGCTTACCGCGCGACCAGACCCTCGAGCTGCTGCTCCAGGTCCGCGACCGCGTGCGATCCGTGCTTGCGAGCGAGACCGACGCCGACCTTGCTGCCCCCGACGGCTTCGGCCGCGGTCTGACGCGTGCGGAGATGCACGTCTACAACGTCCGCCACCTCCAACACCACGCCGCCTCCATCGCTGCCACCGTCCGCCGGCTGTGTCCTGATCTGCCGCACAACGCCATGCCCTGGATCGGCAGCGGCTGGAGAGAGTGA
- a CDS encoding DoxX family protein: MTEFPLRRRWHHRARVTARNWTRRLDAGVASFMDRTGHGVERIMLGSLFIWFGTLKLVGEESATSIIAKTVYVGSPEVTVPALGVWEMAIGICLWFHTTLRVAIGLLVVRLVGTVLAFVAAPTEVLFHHVPWAPTIHGQYLAKDVCLLGAALVIGGTVRHYHGRRKHG, from the coding sequence ATGACGGAGTTCCCGCTTCGCCGACGGTGGCATCATCGTGCCCGAGTGACCGCGCGCAACTGGACGCGACGGCTCGACGCCGGCGTCGCGAGCTTCATGGATCGCACCGGTCACGGCGTCGAGCGCATCATGCTCGGCAGCCTCTTCATCTGGTTCGGGACGCTCAAACTCGTCGGCGAAGAGTCGGCCACGTCCATCATCGCCAAGACCGTTTACGTCGGCTCGCCCGAGGTCACCGTTCCGGCGCTGGGCGTCTGGGAGATGGCCATCGGGATCTGCCTGTGGTTTCACACCACGCTTCGCGTGGCGATCGGGTTGCTCGTCGTCCGACTCGTCGGGACGGTGCTGGCGTTCGTGGCTGCGCCGACGGAGGTGCTCTTCCATCACGTTCCCTGGGCCCCGACGATCCACGGCCAATACCTCGCCAAAGACGTTTGCCTCCTCGGCGCTGCCCTCGTCATCGGCGGAACCGTCCGTCACTACCACGGCAGACGCAAGCACGGCTGA